Within the Thermanaeromonas toyohensis ToBE genome, the region TCAAACAACAGGGAGTAGACGAATTCTCCTTCCAGGTGAGGGACTATTTTTACAATCTTTTCTTTAAGCTCTAGTTCCTGCAGGAACGCTCGACGGTTCTGTTCTATGATCTCCCGGGCCTTATTTATAATTTCTATAACTTTATTCTTGTTTATGGGCTTTAAGAGATAATCTAGCACCCCCAAATTTATAGCTTCCTTAGCGTAATTAAAGTTTTCATAGGCAGTAATAATAGCAAACAAAATATTAGGATGTCGTTTCTTTATCTGCCTTATAGCTTCCAGCCCGTCTATTCCCGGCATCCGTATATCTATTAAAATAACGTCGGGTTTTAGTACTTCTGCTTTTTCTACCGCCTCCCGGCCCGACTTGGCAAAGCCTACCACTGTAGCTTCTTCCGTGTATTTGTCTATTATAAATTTTAAAGAATCCAGCACGATCTGCTCGTCATCAGCTATCAACACTTTTAACATAAGATCCGTCCCACCTTTTTCAAGGGATTAACTTTGTACAATTCGCCTATCTTCTTTCAAAGGAATTTTTAAGATTACCTTAGTACCTGCACCTTTCTGGCTGTAGATCTCTATGATATCCTGGGCTTCTTCTACATTGTAAAATAGCATCAGCCGGTTTATAACGTTGTGCATACCTATACCGCTTACATGTCCTTCCCGACCGCCATCCGCTAGTTCCACCTTAAGGATAGACCGTATCACATGATCTTCCATACCTACGCCGTTATCCTCTACCTCTATGGCCACATATCCATCCTGCTTTTTTACCTTTAAGGCAATTTTCCCGGGACCCTCCATCTTTTCTATGCCGTGGAGAAAGGCGTTTTCCACCACCGGCTGTATTACTGTGCAGGGGATCTCCAAATCTAAGACGCTATCTTCGATATCTAAATAAAAATCTATTTTATCTCCGAACCTAGTTTTAAGGATATACATATAGTTTTCTACATGCCTAATCTCATCCCTTAAGGTTACCGGTTTATCTAGGCGTTTAAGGTTATATCTGAAGAGATCCGCCACCTTCTCAATAAACAAAGCTGATTTTTCTGCCCCTTCCATCATAGCTAGCTGGGAGGCAGCGTTCAAAGTGTTAAATAGAAAGTGGGGATTAATCTGGGACTGGAGAGATTTAAGCCTAGCATCCTTCAAAAGATTTTTCATCATAAGGTTTTGCATTTCCTGTTCTTTAAGCCTTTTCTCCATCTCTGCCTGGTACTTGATTTTATCAATATAATTCTTTATACTTACCGCCATCCTGTTGAAAGCTTCAGCTAAGATTCGAACTTCATCTTCCGTCTCCCCTTGGATGTTCACCGGTTCCACACCAAAGTCCCCCCGGGAAATCCTCTCTGCCGAACGGGAAAGCTCAATAATGGGTCGCGTAATTTTGTAGGTAAAATATATAGCTAAAAGGATACTAGATAGGAGCAACCCTATAATTAAGAAAAAGTTAAGGTAGCTTAGGAGTACCATGTGACCCTTGATACTTTCGTATTTTTGGGAACCCTCCTGGAGTTTATTATAAAGAAGCTCGTTTATATACGTTTTTATATAACCGGCAATCTTATGGGATTCTGTGAAATGAACCAGGTATACCCCGCCCATACGTCCCCTCTTGGCATTAACTGCAGCGTCTGCTTCCTGGAGCAAATTATCCATCATATTCCCGATGTCTTTAAGCATCAAGGTGTTCTTGTCATAACCTTTTAGTTGGGAAAGTTGGCTAGCTTGTTCTTGTAATTTATTGTTTAAGTTATAGTATTCTAACAGGGCCTCCGAAGATTTACTTCCCAGATATCTTTCTACAGTGCTCTCCAAGGCGGTAATCTCTGTGTATAAATTGTTTAGATATACGTAATCAATAAAAATATTGGTAAGGCGGGATATAAGGGTCTGGGCGCTGTAATAAGAAGCCAAACTGGTAAGCCCCAAAAGTAAAGTAATTACCAGATAATACAATAACATCTTTTTGCGCAAGCCAGTAAATTGCCAGAAATTCCAGCCCATGTTCTCACCTGTTCTAACTACCTTTTTGTTCTTCCCGGTAGCGGTTCACATTCTCCTTAGTGATAATTTTCACCCCTGTATCAATAAAGGTAGAGGTATTATCCTTTTCCTTGATCTCTAGAAGAGCCTTGATGCTTTCGTACCCCATTTTATAGGGGTCGTTCATAACCGTACCGTAAATTATGCCTCTCTCTATATAGCGCAGGATTTCCGGTGTATCTCCATATCCCACGATTTTTATATCCCCCACCCGG harbors:
- a CDS encoding sensor histidine kinase, giving the protein MGWNFWQFTGLRKKMLLYYLVITLLLGLTSLASYYSAQTLISRLTNIFIDYVYLNNLYTEITALESTVERYLGSKSSEALLEYYNLNNKLQEQASQLSQLKGYDKNTLMLKDIGNMMDNLLQEADAAVNAKRGRMGGVYLVHFTESHKIAGYIKTYINELLYNKLQEGSQKYESIKGHMVLLSYLNFFLIIGLLLSSILLAIYFTYKITRPIIELSRSAERISRGDFGVEPVNIQGETEDEVRILAEAFNRMAVSIKNYIDKIKYQAEMEKRLKEQEMQNLMMKNLLKDARLKSLQSQINPHFLFNTLNAASQLAMMEGAEKSALFIEKVADLFRYNLKRLDKPVTLRDEIRHVENYMYILKTRFGDKIDFYLDIEDSVLDLEIPCTVIQPVVENAFLHGIEKMEGPGKIALKVKKQDGYVAIEVEDNGVGMEDHVIRSILKVELADGGREGHVSGIGMHNVINRLMLFYNVEEAQDIIEIYSQKGAGTKVILKIPLKEDRRIVQS